GGGCAGGGTTGTGAACGGCAAGATCGTCTGCAAGGAGTGCTTCTCCAGGATGACATGATAGAGAGCAACAGGGCGCAAACTCTCCTCCCCAGAGAGGAGGTCACTCTGTGAAATTCTCTGCGCTGATATCTTAAGTGGTGGCTGCTCTGGTATTGTTCCAGCAAATTTACCATGAAAGCACGACATGGAGGGTTGACCTTCCTTGTCGGGTTGTTTGGACGAAACCAACCCGCATCTCAAACGCTTTCATCCTTTTGGCACGCCTCTAATGTCGCATGCAGCGTTTCATATCCTGTGTTGGCCTGCCCTCAGGACTCCGGATCGATGCAGCCGTTGCTCCTGCCCCTCTCCCATCCATGAGATGTAATAAACGGCCATAGACATTCGTCAGATACATATACTATACCCCCAGAGGCTACGGCTAAGGTGAATATATGGCAAAGCAATCAAAGGATGAGGGCCTGGAGAGCATAAAGGAGAGGCTGGAGGAGATCGCATCTCTGCTTGCGGAGATCGCGGACGAGATGACTGAGCTCAATACAGCACTGAAGTTCATAGGGATACCGCTGATGACAGACATGCTCATGAAGTACAGGCCAGACATCAGGGAGACGATGGAGCCGATAATCAGCGAGCTTGCAGACGGCATGAAGAGCATGATGTCTGAGGAAGAGGAGTGAGGACTCTCCGGCTCCGATATCAGCTCCACTCTCTTTTGTGTGATCAAATAGTTGAGACAAAAGTGCAGATGCCCTCTGTGCATTTGCATGCCCCTGAACATCGATGCGAGTGACCGTTCAGCGAACGGGCCCATCGCCCAGCATTTTCCACGCTCCTCATCTGTAACTGATAATCAGGCGAGTGCTCTCTTTTCCATCAAATGCTGTGTTGGAATAACTCATGAAAATCCGCATGCAGAAGACGATTTCAGGAATGCATGGAGAATAGATCGGAATCGATATCTATAGACGTTATCCTGGGAGGTTATCCAACACAGCACATCAAATCAAAATATTGAAGAGGATCTCACACCATGTGAGATCTGTGCGTGTACTTATACATCTTGCTATCAGAGCAGTGCAGCAGCCATGAGGGTCGGGGCGGGTTTCGACTGCTCCAGGAGATCGCTCACCTTGACGAAACTCATTCCCCTCTCAGATGCATCATTGACAAACATCTCAAGCGCACCCAGGTAATCTCCAGATCCCGAGATGTAGCTTGTTATGAGCACGACCACCGGCTCACCTCTGCTCATCGCATCGTCCATGCCTCTGGAGAGAAGCGAGTACCACTCATCTCCGCTCATGTTCATACCGACCGCGCGTCTGTCGCTGAGCACGATGGTCTCCGAATCTGATGTGATCGCCGTCACTGGAACCACGTACAGGGTCGTGTTGTCCAAGATGTAGGGCCTTGATGCGTTGGTGCTGAAGTACATACCATCATCTATTATGTATCTGATTCCAAGGCCCTCAAAGATCGCGAAATCGCTCTCGTTTATCTTCTCCGACGGTCTGTATCCCGTTACACTCTTCTTCTCGGTTCCGCATATGTAGCAGTTCTCAACCTCTCTCTTGGCCTTTCTGATATCTCCCATCGATAGATTTCCGCCACCCGGGCCGTTCATCGCCATCTCGTGGTTTGCCCTGGCACCCACTCTTGTTATGAACAGCGTGTACTCGTTGTCAGCCGCAAGATCCCCTGTGGTGAGCACTGTGAAGTTTATCTCCCTCGGATCCAGTATGTTCAGGATCTCTGTTGTGTAGTTGATCACATACTCCCGCCCGTCTCCCTCAGGGGGCGCGGTGATGTCCAGTATCAGTGCCAGTTGCGCATTTTGAGCCACTGAGACGCTCTCGTTCGCAGCGCTCACGTTCTCCGAAACGTTCTGAGAGACTGCTCCACTGATGAGAAGCAGAGCCACAAGGAGTGCTGGAAGTATTCGCATACCATCACCTCGCGTATAATTGCTCCTTCCCGTATCTCTGATTAGTATCATACATACTTATAATACTTTTTGCGATTCTTGCCAGGCTGCCGTTCTGCATGAGTATCTCTGCACAGCATTCAGAAAGACCTAACCTAAAAGATTATCAACATCCTGGTAATATACAGCAAGAGTTAATAACCATCTGGACGATACGCATCAACCGCTCCTTTCGGAGAGAGTTTCACTAACCATGCGCCCGGGAGGTCCCATGAACCGAAGAGATGCTGCGCTCCTTGCGATAGCTGTTGTGCTCAGCCTGGCAATACGGCTTGCTCCTGCACTTTACAGGGGCGATATAATCTTCGACGGCTATGATGAGTACTACCATCTCAGAAGAATCCTTTACACATTCCATCACTTTCCGCACACGCTATGGTTCGATTCATACATAAACTACCCCCACGGCCTTGAGATAACATGGCCTCCTCTCTTCGATATCGTCGTTGCGGCCCTTGCGCATACAGTACCGCCTGTGATCGGTGACGGATCTGTGGAGACGCTCGCAGCGGTGATATCCCCGATCCTGGGCGGCATTCTTGTGGTGGTTGTTTACGCCATCGCGAGAGAGGTTTCTGATGAAAGAACCGCCTTGATCTCTGCATTTCTCCTGGCGGTATGCCCATACAGCGTCATCAGAACATCATTCGGCTCGCCGGACCATCACAGCCTTGAGGTCCTTCTCTTCTCTACGATAGTGCTTCTCCTCCTGTATACGCTCAGAGGGGGGTACATCTGGAGCATCTGTGCGGGTATCGCAGTGGCAGCTCTCGCCTACACATGGGCAGGTGCGCCGATTTACCTTCTCATAATACCTTCATTTGCAGTTCTCCGAGCCATTCTGAGTTTGCAGGATGGCAGCGCGTTCGATTACAGGCCGCTGCTCTTGAGCCTTGGAGTCGCATCTGCTCTCGTTTTTCCATCCGGCTTCAGCAGCTGGCTGTACATATCCTTTATTGCCATCATTATCATCACCGCAATTGTTCTTGTCACTGCTATCACAGAGCAGCTGGCCCTCAGGAAGGATCTGCCGTGGATAGTTCTGCCAGCGTCCCTGATCGCACTTGCCATGATAATCATCTTCGTCAACTACAGCAGGCTTCAGAGCGCCATGGTCTATCTCGTCGGAGGGGGGATGACAGGAAAGATAGCAGAGGCAGAGCCGCTCTTTGTTAATACAGACCCCTTCACGCCGCTGACGCTCTGGCTTCTGCTTTACATCCTGGGAGCCGTTATCCTCCTGTACGAGACAAAGGCGGGCGGTCTCAAGAGAGATGCTAGGCTGCTCCTTCTGATCTGGGCGGCTCTGGCGCTCGTGCTCACAATCGGACAGAAGAGGTTCATCTACGTCTCATCAACAGTGGGCCCGATACTGATGGCTCTTCTGCTTCTCAGAGCTACAGTCTGGATGAGATCCTATCCCTCCCACAGGTTCATTGCTGGAGTGGCTCTCGCCATCATGATAATCACTCCCCTCACAGATCTCCCCGGTATCGTAAGCTCTGAGCCAGCGATCACCCAGGACTGGGTCGAGTCGCTGGAATGGTTGAGGAACAGCACACCTCAGACAAGCTACTTCGAGGAGCCGTTCCAGGTCCCTGAGTATGGTGTGATGTGCTGGTGGGATTACGGAAACTGGATTGTCTACCTCGGAAAGCGTCCGGTTGTTGCGAACAACTTCCAGACAGGGGTCGTGGAGGGGTCGAGGTTCTTTTTATCAGAGAACGAGGAAGCCGCTGTGAGGATTCTGAACGAGAGGCGTGCCAGATACGTGATCACGGATCTCACCATGATCTATGGGAAGCTCCAGGCGATATGCAGCTGGCTCGGCGAGGATCCGTCTACATATCAGATGATCTACACAAAAGACGGGATGGTGACCGTGCACAATCTGGAGCGGCTCAACAGGACCGTGCTCGCAGGCTTGCATCTCGATGACTGCAGCTACATGGAGCACTTCCGTCTCATCCACGAGTCGAGGAGCTTTGCCGGACCGTATGGCGGAAAGCAAGCATCCATGATCAAGATCTTCGAATACGTGCCTGGCGCTGTCATCAGGGGGAGCGCGAAGGATGACAGGATTGTTGTAGCGGTCCTGAACCTCAGCTCGAACCTGGGCAGGCCCTTCCAGTACGTGAACTACGCCGTCCCGCGCAACGGGAGCTACGAGATCAGGGTTCCGTACTCGACTGAGGGCGCGTATGGCATAAAAGCATCCGGACCCTACCAGATTGTGGAGATCTCACCAGCCACCGATGGCTGGGGAGATGTTGCATTCGTGAACATCACAGAGAAGGATGTCCTCGAGGGAAGGATCC
The Methanothrix sp. DNA segment above includes these coding regions:
- a CDS encoding STT3 domain-containing protein encodes the protein MNRRDAALLAIAVVLSLAIRLAPALYRGDIIFDGYDEYYHLRRILYTFHHFPHTLWFDSYINYPHGLEITWPPLFDIVVAALAHTVPPVIGDGSVETLAAVISPILGGILVVVVYAIAREVSDERTALISAFLLAVCPYSVIRTSFGSPDHHSLEVLLFSTIVLLLLYTLRGGYIWSICAGIAVAALAYTWAGAPIYLLIIPSFAVLRAILSLQDGSAFDYRPLLLSLGVASALVFPSGFSSWLYISFIAIIIITAIVLVTAITEQLALRKDLPWIVLPASLIALAMIIIFVNYSRLQSAMVYLVGGGMTGKIAEAEPLFVNTDPFTPLTLWLLLYILGAVILLYETKAGGLKRDARLLLLIWAALALVLTIGQKRFIYVSSTVGPILMALLLLRATVWMRSYPSHRFIAGVALAIMIITPLTDLPGIVSSEPAITQDWVESLEWLRNSTPQTSYFEEPFQVPEYGVMCWWDYGNWIVYLGKRPVVANNFQTGVVEGSRFFLSENEEAAVRILNERRARYVITDLTMIYGKLQAICSWLGEDPSTYQMIYTKDGMVTVHNLERLNRTVLAGLHLDDCSYMEHFRLIHESRSFAGPYGGKQASMIKIFEYVPGAVIRGSAKDDRIVVAVLNLSSNLGRPFQYVNYAVPRNGSYEIRVPYSTEGAYGIKASGPYQIVEISPATDGWGDVAFVNITEKDVLEGRILELGTPVSAVPEP